The nucleotide window ttcttgattGGGATTGGAGTTAAGGGATTGTTCTGCTTTGTTTCTCATGTTACAATTGGGTCTTAAATTCTTAATTTATGTCAAACTGTCGCAGGATGGGAAGACTTTATATAATGAGTTGGAAGTTGTTGAGGGAATGAAGCTGGACAGGGGTTACATATCCCCTTATTTCATCACCAATGAGAAAAACCAAAAATGTGTAAGCCTTTACTTCTTCTGAATCAAATTTATAGGCCATAGCATATATCTTTAAACTTTTGTGGCGCCTAGATGGCTGGAATGTGACTAACTGTTCCTTTCAGTCATTTAGTTTAATTTTGCTGACTTACTTTATACTTAGTTATATACATGCCTGTGTGCTTACAGGAATTAGAAGATCCTTTCATTTTGATCCATGAGAAGAAAATCTCAAGCATAAATGCTGTGGTGAAAGTATTAGAGTTAGCTTTGAAGGTGAGTGTTGCCTTCTTATCAAGCATtcataattggagcatattttaaaTCCTTTATTAAATGGTATGTTTACATTTGGGCATGTAGTTGACAAGAGTTTCTTGTCTTTGCTTAGAGACAAAGGCCCTTGTTGATAGTTGCTGAAGATGTGGAAAGTGAAGCATTAGCAACCCTTATTCTAAACAAGCTTCGTGCTGGAATTAAGGTTTGATTTTATAATTGGGGACAATGCTTTGTATGAATTTCATGTGTTTTCAATTCACTTGAGTTGTGGATTAGTGTTTATATATTTTTTGTATTTTGATTTATGTTTTACTTAGGTGTGTGCCATTAAAGCTCCTGGTTTTGGAGAGAATAGAAAGGCTGGGCTGCAGGATCTTGCTGTTCTCACAGGGGGTGAGGTGAGTTTACTTTTGTACATATATTGAAGTACTTGTCTACAAATTTTATGGCCTCTTGTAACTGAGTTCTGTTACTTCTTATTTGCAGGTGATAACTGAAGAACTTGGCCTCAATCTTGAAAAGGTGGATATAGATATGCTTGGCAGTTGCAAAAAGGTAAGCTCAAAATTCATTTTGAAGATTGTGGCAGCTTAGCCATGTGATGATGATGTTGCTTGAATGTGAGATGGGATAGGATTTGGTTGCAAATCTTATTGATATTGAAACTTTCATCTGgatgcattattattattattattattattattattattattattattattattattattttgcctTGTAGATTACGGTGTCCAAGGATGATACTGTTATTCTTGATGGTGCTGGTGACAAGAAAGCCATTGAGGAAAGATGTGAGCAGGTTGGTTTTTATTCATTATTGGACATGCTCAAGACATTCTTTCATTCAAATGTAAAGCCTGATCAATGAATACTGCTGTGATTGCAGATAAGGTCTGCAATTGAGTTAAGCACTTCGGACTATGACAAAGAGAAATTGCAAGAAAGACTAGCAAAGCTTTCTGGAGGTGTTGCTGTACTTAAGGTTTGTTTACATTCTCATGTATTGTCAACAGCTTGCACTCATTTGCCAGGGACAGATTTTGTGCTGGCTGAGTCCTTTTAAATACTGACTGGGTCTGTTGCTGATACTGCATTGCTTTTTAGTAAGTGTGGTAACACCAGTGAAAATTTGCTGATTGCAGATTGGAGGAGCTAGTGAAGCTGAAGTTGGTGAGAAGAAAGATAGGGTTACAGATGCTTTAAATGCTACAAAGGCAGCTGTAGAAGAGGGTATTGTGCCAGGTAATctctcttttttttaaaaaaaaaaaaaatttaaataacttCCCCCAGTTAGGAGAGTAATATTTAGAATCAAAAGGTAATTAATGTGTTCTCCTTTTCCAGGTGGTGGTGTTGCTCTTCTTTATGCCTCAAAAGAGTTGGATAAGTTGCAGACTGCTAACTTTGACCAGAAGATTGGTGTCCAAATCATTCAGAATGCTCTAAAGGTTTGTCCGGTTTTAGAACAAGGGGCATCAGATGAATCTCATATGATTTCTAAAGCTTTAGATGTTCCAACATGCATGCTATTCAAATGTTGTATGTCCTTTGCTTATCCCTTATGTCTAACCTATAATTGCAGACTCCGGTACATACAATTGCAAGTAATGCAGGAGTTGAGGGAGCTGTTGTCATTGGCAAGCTACTAGAGCAGGATAACCATGATCTTGGTTATGATGCCGCCAAAGGTCAGCAATGCTTTTGTGATTGTATTTCTTTTTTCTTGTTTGTAGCTGGAGATTGAATGCCCATTTAAATACTAAATTGATTGGTAAATTTGATGCATTACCAGGTGAATATGTTGATATGGTGAAAGCAGGGATTATTGACCCATTGAAAGTAATTAGAACTGCTTTGGTTGATGCAGCAAGGTGATCATAGGAATTTGTATTAAGTATTGGTTTTCCTTGTTTCGTTACAAGCTTTCCACCTCTTGGCATTCACTagttcaatatttttatttttgcttaTCAATTAGCACTTTCTGTGGTCATTTGCTTGCAGtgtgtcttcattgatgacaacaACAGAGGCTATTGTATCTGAACTTCCAAAGGATGAGAAGGATGCTCCAGCAATGGCACCAGGCATGGGCATGGATTATTGATGTTCATCATAAAACACTGACAGTCACTAAAATCCACATAGGCTATTTGGCTCTTATAAATTTTTTAACGAGTTATTATTGTGAAGGTCCAAAGGCATCCATGTATTCATGTTTCATAGTGAGATCCGTAGGTTGTAGTCTGGGGATTGCGTAGTGCAAGATAAAGCCATCTTGAATTCTTGATTGCTAGGACAATGTAACGGCACTCTTTTTTGGTCCCCTTGGAATAAAACAACGTTACCTATTTTTCAATTGGTGGATTTGCACTGGGTATTTTTCTTTAAGTTTATTGGTAGATTCATTTTGCACTTGTATATGCTCCACAAATTATCAGTTCACTTgctcataaaatatatatatatatatatatatataaacggtTATCTAGTGGCTAATCTTCTTGGATGTAGCTGCATGTTTGCCTTGCTTTTGCGTTTCTTATCTAgtattaatataaaatacaaacCTCTTGGCAAAATTCAATTACGTGTCACTTAGCACCGGCAAAATTTCTTCACCAGTTGTAAGACTCGACTCGCAACAATTGGACATTTGACCCCTTTCTCCCCTTCCCAAAGGCATCATCTAGGCTTTAAATGGTAAATTTCAGCCTTCATCTAAGTCGACAATGTTCCAACACGAACAGGAAACATGCATAAAGAATCCTCTGGAAGTCTTGCCACTTAATAAATCAAAATACTTCCACTGCAACTAGCCTAGTACCAAAATTCTAAATATGACAAACAAATGTGTGAAAAAACGTGCGCCCTTGCATTTGCGCATGCAtgcggaagagagagagagagagagagagagagagagagagagagagagagagagacattcACAACATCCTCGGGGAAGATAAAGAGATGGTACTGTGTATGGAGTTCTAAAAATTTATTTCCAATGCAAGCGGTGATCATCTACCAAAACTAGTTTTAACATAGTCTTCATAAAATTATAATGGTACAGAATTGCAGGTTAGCTGAAATCACTAATATGAAAATCAACAAAAAGAAATTCCTGAAACCCAGAATAATCCAAAAATAAGGGGAAAAAAAGATTAGTTAATATGAAATCAGTtttccaataaaaaaaattatcaaattccACATATACAATTCCTAGAACACAGTACTCCACATCATCTGCCTTTCCGTCGATTTTTTACAGCAGCACAATCTGAACAATACCATTTCCCTTTTGGTTGTTCTTtcagaccaacacagccaaaatgGAACCATTCTATGGTGCACTGTTAAAATAGAAGAAGCTTTAATTAAATTGCATATTTAAATAGAAGATGATTAGATGCTTTTCACAAAAGAGGCTTGGAATAGAATGGCCAAAAGGAAGTTGATTACATACATGAGGGTTATCACAAGCTACCATCTCTCCATAGCTAACTTGCTGGCAGAAACAGTAGGTTGGTTCATTTGGATCCACTGGACAATCTAATTCCATACCAGTAGGATTTGCTGAAGTTGCCGCTGTTGCTGCTTCTGTAGCCAGGCGTGTTCTGCACATAAATAATTTCAGTAGCCAATTGTACAACTTACCCAAAAATATAAATGCTGTTTATTTCATGCAAAATCTTAAATCAATGCAGTAAAACTTCATTTGACAGAAGGCAATTTAAAGAATTTCCCTCACACACACATACGTGTGCACAAGCATAGCCACTTTCGCGTGAGAAATACTTTCATATGCATGCATATTCATGCTCCATTACAGATGGGTACCAAGGATGAAAGTCTCCCAGAAAAGTGCCTCATAAAGGCTATTATTCCTTCTCAGATTTCTGCCTCTTGCTCAGTTGTGGAACCCTTGGTGCTCTCCTAGAATTTCCCTATTTTTCTTCATCATAAGCAAATAAATCCCCTCATACTTGGAATGATTTTATTATCAAAAAAGTCATCTTTTCTTGGGGAAAATGTTCTAATTCCAGATATCACAGATTTCAGTATCAAAACTTCCatttcaaaaaaatatatatatataattaaaagaaaGATGAGACATTAACCAAATCAACACTCAACAAATAACTTCCATAAAAGGGGAAAAAAACCCATAAATTTAAATGCTTAATCTAGTTATTGTATGTCAAGTAATCACTAAGGACATTAACAAAGCAAAATTAGAAGAGATGGATACTTTTTGCGCCCTCCTCTGCCACCCTCACTAGTCCTTCCAGATTTAGCACCACCATCAAGACTTGAACCAGGCAATGCAATTGCTGCAGCACTCTctctttctataaaaaaaaaaaaaaaaaaaaaaaaaagaaacatatGGTTAGGACAAACACATGAAAAAAGATGGAGATACTTAAGTGGGGTAAATTTCATTAATTGTTCCTGAACTTAAGGCACTTTAACAGTGTTATCTCTTAACTTCAatttgtaacataaaaccccatgaACATCAATTTAGGTAACACTGAAATTCTTGTGACCTAATATTCCTAGTTTGCAGGTAAACTGTTGGAGTGGTATCACCATTTTGGCATTTCTCCCTCCTCCACATCACCATCTCTTCTCtctttcatctctctctctctctctctctctctctctctctgtgtgacTAGTGTTTCTCTCCCTTTCCTTTCCTTGTCCCCTTCCTCCCTGActatcattctctctctctctctctctctctctctctctctctctctctctctctcctcttaaAACTCATCTGCAAAAAGCCTACAAGAGATCAATATTAGAATCAAGAAGAGATTGATCCCAAAAGGACATTAATCTATAATCTAAAAAACAAATCAATTCCAAAAACACAAATTAAATAGAAACACAATCAACAACCAACAAAGAGAAAATCAACAAACCCAAATGGGAGAGGAGAACCTAGATGAGTTCACGAAGAACCATGATATCATATTGTTCCTCATTCTCATTCCAAATTAACAAATACATCCATCTCATTTCAAATACAGTAAAAAAAAATATCATCACAAAAATTAACAAATCCAAAAATTTATTCCCAAATCTAACAAAACATACTAATTTCAAAATAAACAGCCCTAAAATCAACACATAGAAAATCAACAGCCATGGGCCAAATTTAGGACGTGAGATGTTGCAGAGAGGGTGAGATTGTGAAGAATGGGGGAGGTGAAACCAAATTGTATCCAACAATGACAACCTCCTCGTCCTTCTCCGCAGAGTCCTCACTATGCAAATCAAAACTCGTTGCCTCCTCTCCCACTGTTTCTTCATTTTCCTCATCATTTTCGATTTTTGAATCCTTTTGGCCACTTTGATACTTTATCTTCAAACCCACGACACCACCCTTCTCTTCTTCCTCACCACCAGCAACCCACTTTGTTTTATCCTTCACCAGATAAACCCAGCCAAAGCTTAACTctctttcttttttattaaaaaaaataaccttgaaaaaaaaaaaggttgataAATACAAGAAAGACAAAGTATACAGTATAGAAGCCATCCTCCATAGCCTCTCTCATTCCTTTTTAACAATTCGTGGAATATATAGAACCCATCTCTCCATCTCCACTTTCTTAACTGTTGGCATGATAAGGCCTACAAACCTTATGGTTGTGACTGGAATATCAAGCCTTCCAGGCCTCTTCTTCTTCAACACCATCCTCAACACCAATGGTCCAAAAGATGAAGCTAAAGTAGAAGCCAAAGAATAAGGGAGGGCAAAGGGCGGCTTCTAAAAACGAAGCCGTAAAGGAGAGCAAGGAGATGatagagaagaagaagtggatgaTGGAGATTGCAATGCTTTTGAATGGTTTAGTGTTAGGGTTAAAATTTATGTCGATGATGGAGAAATTAACACAGGAGTTTTGTTGTTGGCTGGGAGagagaagggaagagactagaGAAAGAAATTATatagatttatttttaattaaaatattttaaaaattttagttgaaGTGTCATGTCAGTTTTTACGACGGGGAAACCAACCATTTCAAATAATAGATACTTTATTGTTAATCAAATTAATGTTCAATGGGTTTTAAGATATTCAAGGACGGTGTTGTTACAATGCCGTAAGCTCAGGGATGATGCGTAAATTTATCCTACTTAAGAGATCACATGAGAAATGTAAGAAAGCCTGTTGCTAAACTATAATAAAGGATGCTGTTACAAAGGTAAACAAGTAAATTACCACGTCGAAGCTCCTCATCGAACTTTTTTAGATATTGATCAAGTTGTTGTATGTGTGCATCAACCTGAAGCACAATTAGAGCAGAACAGTTAACAAGTTATTATTTTATCTAAAGTAGGGCAGTAATGAACATGGAGTCGGTCCAGCATTAAAATCCCGTAGTATCCTTCCATAAAAAGTTACAACTTTTTCTGAGGGGTTTGGGGAAGAAACTGACTAGACTCGAAGCAATCAAAGATGAAATCTATCAATAATCCTGAAAATGAAGAGCTTGCATTGACTTCCAGGGTCATATCAAGAAATGACATCAATATTTTTTTTGTACAGAAGAACAATCTCTTTGAAGTGACCAAATGATTTGAACTTTAATGTAGCAACTTTAAGTAAAAGATTCAGACATTGATCTAATTAGTCAGAAGTAGTAAGATTATCCAAACAAGACAGCATACCTCTTTAAcctaaaaattaagatttgaagaGAAAGGCTTGTCAGAAGGTAACAATTCATGAACCTAGTCATGTGGTTAATACAAATTTATTGAAACTGTGACCTTTTTAAGCTACATGCTTATCAGCATTTTCCTTGTTTCCTATGTAGGTTTTCCATTTCTTTTTTAACAATAAAAACTGCAGTGCTGAGTAGTTCTCAGAACTTGCAGCTGCAACCATAGAAGATCAAGAAACAACACAACCAACAattataaatatgaaaaataatgaaatatgtgtgaGATGCTAATCATATAAGCTTAGGCAACATCAGACACTTGTCCCAACTCCTAAGTGTATTAATCATCTACAGAATAATAATATGATATTAGACATACCAAATCATATGCTTGGACGGCCAATGCAACCTTTTCATCTGCAATTCTGATGCTATGCTTTTGTTCGTCAAGTGCCTCATCTGAGAATCTGATAAGTGAGGTATCAGGTGTAATATTTCCAGCCTTAACTCCTTGCTTAATATCATCGATTTCTTGTTCACAACGTTGTTCATTTTGTCGCTGGATTTCTGCTCATAtatatttaaaaggaaaaaaaaaagttttgctTGAGAAAAGGATAGACGTATAGAAACTtaaaatcttaattaatttttcagttcatgcattggccaaatttggGGGGAAAGAGAGCAATGGATTGTAAGGGGAAATAATTCTAAGCATTAAAAGTTGAACCTCACAGCATAATGCAGGATTACACAGAGGATAAAATTGCGAAACAAAGCAGGggtaaacacacacacacacacacacacaatcaCATGTACTCTTTCCTGTCCCATGTTCATCACAGATTCATAGTGAAATGACATGTCCAGGCAAAAGTGACACCCATATCTTTCCAAAAAGAACTGAAAACATAGACGCTCCCTACTTAGTAGCATAAACAACATGATGCTTAATCTACGTAAGAAAAACTCTGTAATTCACAATTACCACATCACCAAATGTAAAAGCTTGGGAGAGAAGGACGAAAAAGAAGAAGTAATGGTGATCATTTATCTGATGCTTTAACATCTTTAGCTTTACTATGGAGGACCTTTATCCCTAGGGAAATTAGGTAATACACAAATAGAAAGACACTAAGGAATAAAATTgatagaaaagaagaaaaaaaaataaaaaaaatataatgatattattattaataataatttcagTGTAAGGCGTACCCTGCAAACTTCTATCTAGATCACGCAACAAGGCATACTTCTTCTGCAGAATATTAGGCAGTGATTCCAGGTCTGCAGGTGTAATCAATTTTAAAGTCATTCATTAGTAGAAAACAAAAAGACAACAGAACACTTATTGCTGTATGATAAAACAACATATCTAAAGTTCACATGGAGTGCAGTATGTGATGCCAGAAATATAAATCTTAATCCCTGTTGCAACTACTGGAAGGGAAATAGAAATAAGGTAAAGTTAAAGCGGAAAAGGCTCCTCTATTTACTATAAACATACTATATTTTCTCAAATAACGAATTCTAAACTAACTAGTGTTGATGAAAATGTCAAGAACCTGCACCTATCTCAAGACTTCAGTTATCAAGTCTCAAGTATAAAAGCAACCAAGCCAAATGCATGCAAGTATTTGTCACTATGGACACTTTTCACCACTAAGGATAAAAGTATTTCACGCCCAAAGAAGAGAATCAACTTTAACAAGAGACTCTCAAAACTCATAAACATAAAGAGTATAAGACCATCAAAATGAGGCCGAACTGAATATAAATAACAGTAGGAAATCAGTCCAATACAAAATTTATACAAGAACCCTTCAAATTCTAGTAAAATATGCAACCGGGCAAAAAGGCATGGTTGAAATCGTCATCAGATTTTAAACATTTGATAAGAATCCAATTCTGTTGCCTTAATGTTCTTCCTCACAGTAAAGAttgttgggttttttttttttttttttgtcgatTAAAcaataatggaaaaagaaaagaaaattgaaaaaatatgaaAAGGACTTGATTAAAACATATGAATACCAGAGACCATTATGAAAAAATAGACGGAGAGAGAGCTTACTGGCTTGGAATTCGTCGAGGAATGACATtttggggaaattagggtttgaattgGGGATAAGCTGAAAGTGATTTTTGGAAGAGAAGATTCGAGTGATTGTTTGCGTCGACAGAGTGTGTGAAAGAAATCTGGGCTCTACAATTAGACAGTTGTCTTAACGATGCTTGTTAATTGATTCTGATCCTTCCCGCCACAGCCGTGCAACTGATTTTGCAGGTCGATAAAAATGTCTGTGAATGTGATTACCCCGTGGCGGTCCTTGCGTTCCCCAGAGAACGACGCCGTTTGCTTCATACttttctaaatgaaaaatttattattaacctttttattttaataaaattaattatttaactccatatttaaaaaaatatattaattagccaATACAAATACAAgagagaaattattattattattataattaaataatttaatatttaaaaatggaAAAAtcacataattattttttttaaattacaaaaattaaataaatttagttaatactttaaatgattgaaaattaaaaaataaacgaaataaaaatataaaaattaataatttataattaaaaataaaataattagttttgttaaaataaataataaaataataattttacttttttaaatatatattaataaatttcttattttatataatttgtcAATACATAAatctatttatattaattttataatagtgACCAgcaaaattaaagttaaaaaatttaaattaattattatatgtgTTGAAGTAAGAGGCAATATTCATAATTAagagtaaaaaaaaatattaaatgtaaattaattttttttaaaaattataaatgctaaatttatttgatttggtCTGAAAACTTATTGAATTTAAGTCCAAATAgaattaagaattaaaattatatttaattaataaaattaaattttaattagaaagATTGAATTAAACTAAAATCAATTGAAGCCATAAGTTTTGATACAGTAGAGGTGAGCTGCAAATTTAGTCAAAGAAAATTCAATATATAAAGTGCCTTGCAGTGGTGATATTAAAAATTGTTAGGCAATTTTTATGAATATGGTAAGTTCATAAATGACTGattaaatttgagaaaaataattaatgtttggtaattattttttttatagaaattttataTGTGTAACAGATTTTTACCTAactacttaaattttttttttaaaaaaatttttctgtGAGATTATTTTGGGACGACCAAGTTCAACCAAAAGTAATCTGTAACTTTCCAAGAGGCTAAACTTTGGCAACCATCCTTCGCAAAATATTGGTATCACCAATGGGGCAAAATCAATGGAGAGGAAAACCTGAGATTTTGAAATGGTTGCAGCATGATTGGTTAAATTTTGACGAAATTGGCAAAACCTATCATACATCAGACTCCACTCCTCCATGATATCCCCCTAACATAATGATTTAGACTTTCCATAACTAATGCAACTCCAACAACTTCACCGCCTTTATAGTCTCACACCTACTCCATCTTTGTTCTTCCTTGACTTCTATATAAAGAGCAAGGTGCACAGCCACTTGCATGCTCATCTAAAGATCTTTCATTCTCCAGGTGTTGCGGATCCTCAAGAACCTCTAATACAGAAATCACAGGATGTTCAACCAACCATCACCATCTATTTTCATTGCAGTGCTGATTGCTACCATAAACATGGCAACATATTTGGCTGCTACTGACCCTGCACCAGCTGGTGAGGAGCCTGTTCTTGAGTTGTACATGCATGACATTCTTGGGGGCAGTAACCCCACTGCCAGGCCAATCACCGGCTTGCTGGGAAACATTTATAGTGGCCAAGTACCCTTTGC belongs to Hevea brasiliensis isolate MT/VB/25A 57/8 chromosome 4, ASM3005281v1, whole genome shotgun sequence and includes:
- the LOC110662146 gene encoding chaperonin CPN60-2, mitochondrial encodes the protein MYRFVSSLASKARIARNSTHQIGSRLSWSRNYAAKDIKFGVEARALMLRGVEELADAVKVTMGPKGRNVVIEQSFGAPKVTKDGVTVAKSIEFKDKVKNVGASLVKQVANATNDVAGDGTTCATVLTRAIFTEGCKSVAAGMNAMDLRRGISMAVDAVVTNLKSRARMISTSEEIAQVGTISANGEREIGELIAKAMEKVGKEGVITIQDGKTLYNELEVVEGMKLDRGYISPYFITNEKNQKCELEDPFILIHEKKISSINAVVKVLELALKRQRPLLIVAEDVESEALATLILNKLRAGIKVCAIKAPGFGENRKAGLQDLAVLTGGEVITEELGLNLEKVDIDMLGSCKKITVSKDDTVILDGAGDKKAIEERCEQIRSAIELSTSDYDKEKLQERLAKLSGGVAVLKIGGASEAEVGEKKDRVTDALNATKAAVEEGIVPGGGVALLYASKELDKLQTANFDQKIGVQIIQNALKTPVHTIASNAGVEGAVVIGKLLEQDNHDLGYDAAKGEYVDMVKAGIIDPLKVIRTALVDAASVSSLMTTTEAIVSELPKDEKDAPAMAPGMGMDY
- the LOC110662148 gene encoding PHD finger protein ING1 translates to MSFLDEFQANLESLPNILQKKYALLRDLDRSLQEIQRQNEQRCEQEIDDIKQGVKAGNITPDTSLIRFSDEALDEQKHSIRIADEKVALAVQAYDLVDAHIQQLDQYLKKFDEELRRERESAAAIALPGSSLDGGAKSGRTSEGGRGGRKKTRLATEAATAATSANPTGMELDCPVDPNEPTYCFCQQVSYGEMVACDNPHCTIEWFHFGCVGLKEQPKGKWYCSDCAAVKNRRKGR